The sequence TCATCCGGCCCTCCCCGTCCTCGAACACACGGTAGCCGAGCACCCGGTCGGCCAAGCGCGCGATTTGCGCGTCGGTGTCCCCCGGTTCCATGCCGACCAGGGCGAGCAGCCCGGCGTCGATGGCGCCGACGATGGCCCCGTCGACCTCGACGCTGGCTTGGGTGACGCGCTGGATCAGGGCGAGCATGCAGGGCTCCGCGGCCGGGTGCGCCACGCTATCAGGCCGCGACCGCCTTTTCGCAACACGTAAACTCCTGCGCGTGACGGAACTCGCCGCCCGACTCGCCTACCTGATCGCCGCCCTGCTCGCGCGCCTGCCCTGGCCCTGGCTGCGCGGGCTCGCCGATGCGTTCGCGCGCCGTTGGATCGGGCGCAATGGCCGTTCGGTGAAGGTGGTGCGGCGCAACCTCGAACTCGCCTACCCCGACCTGCTGCCCGCACAACGCGAGTCGCTCGTCGCGGCGGTGCTGCGCACGACGGCGCGCCAGGGCATGGAGACGCTGCGCTTCTGGACGCAACCCCATGCGAAGAACCTGGCGCTGTTGCGCGAGTCGCAGGGCGTGGACCTGTTCGACGCCGCGGTCGCCTCGGGCAAGGGCGTCATCGTGGCCGCGCCGCACTACGGCAGTTGGGAACTGCTCAACCAATGGCTGGCGGCGCGCACGCCGCTGGCGATCCTCTACGCACCGCCGGATTCGGACATCGCCGAAGCCTTCCTGCGCCGAGTGCGCGCCGCGCACGGCGATGCGGACCGCGTGACGCAGGTGCGCGCGGAAGGACCCGCGATCCGCGGACTGTTCAAGCTGCTGCAGGGCGGCGGCGTGGCGGGGATCCTGCCGGACCAGCAACCCAAGGCCGGCGACGGCGAGTTTGCCCCGTTCTTCGGCATTCCCGCGCTCACGATGACCTTGCTCTCGCGCCTGGCGCAGCGCACGGGCGCGACCGTGTTGCTGGGGTACTGCGAACGCATCGGCGAAACGCCCGACGGCCCCGCGTTCGCCCTGCGTTTCGAACCCGTCCCCGATGCGGCGGACGGCGTGGCCGCGTTGAACGCGGCGGTCGAGCGCGTCGCGCGCCGCGATCCCGCGCAATACCAGTGGACCTACAAGCGGTGGTCGATCCCCGCCCCGGGCAGCACGCGCGGCAATCCGTACTGGCCGGACTGCTACCCTCAGGGCGCACGACGCATCGCGTCGTCCGACCCGGGGACCCCATGACGGATGCCGTAGCGCAGTTGCCCGATGCACTTCTGCAGTGGCGCCCGCTGCCACCGCGCGCGAAAACGTTGTTCGCGCTCAGCCATGGCGCGGTGGGTTTCGTGTTCGCGATTCCGCTGGTGATCCTGTCGCTCGTGTTCCATGTCGGCCCCGGCTGGCTGATCTCACCGCTGTTGGTCTTCGTCACCACGGGCCTTGGCGCGATGATCGGAATCAAGCGGCATCGCTCGACCGGATGGCGCCTGGACGAGGACGGCTTCGCCTATCGCCGCGGCCGCATGTGGTTCACCGAAACGCGCGTGCCCGCCTCGCGCGTGCAGCACCTGGACCTGCGCCACGGCCCGCTCGAACGTCGATGGAAGCTCGCCACGCTCGTCATCCATACCGCAGGCAGCAAGATGAGCGCCGTGTCGGTGACGGGCCTGGATGCCGAAGACGCCGAGACGCTGCGCGATCGCCTCGCGCGCCAGATCGAAACCGATGACGCCCTCTGAGGCCGCCGACCGCCGCCTGCACCCGTGGTCGTGGGTGTTCGTGCTGCTGCAGCAGATGAAGCAGTACGTGGTTCCGCTGGTGGCGGCGTTCTTCTTCGGCGGCGATCGCAACGAACTGTGGCCGCTGATCGGCGTGGGCGTACTCGCGCTGATCTCGGTGATGCAGTACTTCACCTACCGCTACGCGGTCGGGCGCGACGGACTGACCATCCGCAGCGGTTGGCTGCACCGGCAGCGCCGCGAAATTCCGTACGCGCGCATCCACAACGTGTCGGTCGAACAATCCTTGCTGCATCGCTTCTTCGGCGTGGCGGAACTGCGCTTGGAATCGGCGAGTGGCCGCAAGCCCGAAGCGACCATGCGCGTGTTGAAGCTCGACGATGCGCTCGCGCTCGAACGCCTGGTGCGGCATCGCGGCGCGGCGGAGACGACCTCGACCGATGCGCAAGCGCCCGCGGCCGACGCGCCGCAGGTGCTGCTTGCGATGTCGCCGGGCGAAGTGATGCGCCTCGGGCTGGTGTCCAATCGCGGGATGGTAGTGCTCGCGGCGGCCTACGGTGGCTCCTTCCAGTTCAGTCCCGGGTTGACCGAACGCATTTTCCAGACTTGGGGGTCGCGCGTGTTCGGCTGGGCCGGGGAACATCATTTCGGATC comes from Lysobacter sp. KIS68-7 and encodes:
- a CDS encoding lauroyl acyltransferase, with product MTELAARLAYLIAALLARLPWPWLRGLADAFARRWIGRNGRSVKVVRRNLELAYPDLLPAQRESLVAAVLRTTARQGMETLRFWTQPHAKNLALLRESQGVDLFDAAVASGKGVIVAAPHYGSWELLNQWLAARTPLAILYAPPDSDIAEAFLRRVRAAHGDADRVTQVRAEGPAIRGLFKLLQGGGVAGILPDQQPKAGDGEFAPFFGIPALTMTLLSRLAQRTGATVLLGYCERIGETPDGPAFALRFEPVPDAADGVAALNAAVERVARRDPAQYQWTYKRWSIPAPGSTRGNPYWPDCYPQGARRIASSDPGTP
- a CDS encoding PH domain-containing protein, whose amino-acid sequence is MTDAVAQLPDALLQWRPLPPRAKTLFALSHGAVGFVFAIPLVILSLVFHVGPGWLISPLLVFVTTGLGAMIGIKRHRSTGWRLDEDGFAYRRGRMWFTETRVPASRVQHLDLRHGPLERRWKLATLVIHTAGSKMSAVSVTGLDAEDAETLRDRLARQIETDDAL